A genomic window from Salvelinus sp. IW2-2015 linkage group LG13, ASM291031v2, whole genome shotgun sequence includes:
- the LOC111971495 gene encoding calcium homeostasis modulator protein 2 — MSTNETRNVYSVPRGQSLPTKPVLTIMHHWSSCMSAYSTTALHSQTSQSLFTLYVVSSSMERRQQWLSRLKSEFGNSPLVSNVAFGFILMGLEKLVELEFECPCDPKWNGLFSSAFFVIPAIMAFMLMLIIQDCRYDLSGCPRTVSISSLVPPIVWLILLFLDGQYFACALTDWNGRFVIVDKAAPQKWCEPPHDDGTLQDLMVHSQELFVESQVIGIALLIFICVGLIVYVIRESCQQEEELQEVNNTYEMYEMT; from the exons ATGTCAACCAACGAGACCAGAAATGTGTATTCTGTGCCTCGAGGGCAAAGCCTTCCCACAAAACCAGTGTTAACCATCATGCATCACTGGAGCTCCTGCATGTCTGCATATTCTACCACCGCTCTCCACTCTCAGACTTCTCAGTCTCTGTTCACACTTTATGTAGTGTCATCTAGTATGGAAAGGAGGCAACAATGGCTCTCCCGACTGAAGAGTGAATTCGGCAACAGCCCCTTGGTCTCCAACGTGGCTTTCGGCTTCATCCTGATGGGCTTGGAGAAGCTGGTTGAGCTGGAGTTCGAGTGTCCGTGCGACCCCAAATGGAACGGGCTATTTTCTTCCGCCTTCTTCGTCATTCCTGCTATCATGGCCTTCATGCTGATGCTAATCATCCAGGACTGCAGGTACGACCTGAGCGGCTGCCCCAGGACAGTGTCCATCTCCAGCCTGGTTCCGCCCATCGTCTGGCTGATCCTGCTCTTCCTGGACGGACAGTACTTTGCGTGCGCGCTAACAGACTGGAACGGCAGGTTTGTGATTGTCGACAAGGCGGCTCCTCAGAAGTGGTGTGAGCCGCCGCATGACGATGGCACGCTGCAGGATCTCATGGTGCACTCTCAGGAATTATTTGTGGAGTCTCAG gtTATTGGTATTGCTCTGTTGATATTCATCTGTGTGGGACTCATAGTGTACGTGATCAGAGAGAGCTGCCAGCAGGAAGAGGAACTCCAGGAAGTCAACAACACTTACGAGATGTATGAGATGACATGA